The proteins below come from a single Candidatus Methylomirabilota bacterium genomic window:
- the rpsC gene encoding 30S ribosomal protein S3 yields the protein MGQKTHPIGFRLGATRTWSSRWFATKGYAELLHEDVKIRRFIKSSLYHAGISRIDIERSANRARISIFTARPGIIIGRKGAEVEKLKNEIQSRTAKEVYLNIEEVVHPELDAQLVAENVALQLQKRVAFRRAMKKAVTSALRLGADGIRIACSGRLGGSEIARREWYRDGRVPLHTIRADIDYGLAEAHTTYGVIGVKVWIFKGEVLPAQRQAAEA from the coding sequence ATGGGGCAGAAGACGCATCCGATCGGGTTCAGGCTGGGCGCCACGCGCACGTGGAGCTCCCGGTGGTTCGCCACCAAGGGGTACGCGGAGCTCCTGCACGAGGACGTCAAGATCCGCCGGTTCATCAAGTCCTCGCTCTATCACGCGGGGATCTCGCGGATCGACATCGAGCGCTCGGCCAACCGGGCCCGCATCTCCATCTTCACAGCGCGGCCCGGCATCATCATCGGCCGCAAGGGCGCGGAGGTGGAGAAGCTCAAGAACGAGATCCAGTCGCGCACCGCCAAGGAGGTCTACCTCAACATCGAAGAGGTGGTCCACCCGGAGCTGGACGCGCAGCTGGTGGCCGAGAACGTGGCGCTGCAGCTGCAGAAGCGCGTCGCGTTCCGCCGGGCGATGAAGAAGGCGGTGACGTCGGCGCTCCGGCTGGGCGCGGATGGCATCAGGATCGCCTGCTCGGGGCGCCTGGGCGGCTCCGAGATCGCGCGGCGCGAGTGGTATCGCGACGGGCGGGTACCGCTGCACACGATCCGGGCCGACATCGACTACGGCCTCGCCGAGGCCCACACGACGTACGGGGTGATCGGCGTGAAGGTCTGGATCTTCAAGGGCGAGGTGCTGCCCGCGCAGCGTCAGGCGGCGGAGGCGTAA
- the rplB gene encoding 50S ribosomal protein L2, translated as MGIRTLKPTSPARRYMTLLTNEEITKKTPEKSLLSPKKRTSGRNVYGRITVRHRGGGHKRMLRDVDFRRDKVGIPAVVKGIEYDPGRSARIALLHYKDGEKRYIIAPLGLKPGDVIMSGPQADILPGNALPIRNIPLGTFVHNVELQPGKGGQLCRSAGTLAQLLAKEGDHANLKLPSGEVRQVKLECMATVGQVGNLDHENVSVGKAGRTRWKGFRPTVRGTVMNPVDHPMGGGEGKGKGNHPMTPWGKPTKGYKTRRGARPSDRYIVTRRTK; from the coding sequence ATGGGAATCCGGACACTCAAGCCCACCTCGCCGGCTCGGCGCTACATGACGCTCCTCACCAACGAGGAGATCACGAAGAAGACGCCGGAGAAGAGCCTCCTGTCGCCCAAGAAGCGGACGAGCGGGCGGAACGTCTACGGGCGCATCACCGTCCGCCACCGCGGCGGCGGGCACAAGCGCATGCTGCGCGACGTCGACTTCCGGCGCGACAAGGTCGGTATCCCGGCGGTGGTCAAGGGGATCGAGTATGACCCGGGTCGCTCGGCGCGCATCGCGCTCCTGCACTACAAGGACGGCGAGAAGCGCTACATCATCGCCCCGCTCGGGCTCAAGCCCGGTGACGTCATCATGTCGGGCCCCCAGGCCGACATCCTGCCGGGCAACGCCCTGCCGATCAGAAACATCCCGCTCGGCACCTTCGTGCACAACGTGGAGCTCCAGCCGGGCAAGGGCGGCCAGCTCTGCAGGAGCGCCGGCACGCTCGCCCAGCTCCTGGCCAAGGAGGGCGACCACGCCAACCTCAAGCTGCCCTCGGGCGAGGTGCGTCAGGTCAAGCTCGAGTGCATGGCGACGGTGGGACAAGTCGGCAACCTGGACCACGAGAACGTGTCCGTCGGCAAGGCCGGGCGCACGCGCTGGAAGGGCTTCAGGCCCACCGTCCGCGGAACCGTGATGAACCCCGTCGACCACCCCATGGGTGGCGGCGAAGGCAAGGGCAAGGGCAATCACCCGATGACCCCGTGGGGCAAGCCGACCAAGGGGTACAAGACGCGGCGCGGCGCGCGCCCGTCGGACCGCTACATCGTGACGCGCCGGACGAAGTAG
- the rplC gene encoding 50S ribosomal protein L3 → MKEGLIGRKRGMTQVFGDDGSMIPVTVVEAGPCTVVGVRTKATHGYDALQIGFEPAKKNVTKPMAGHYKKAGVDTPMKVLREMRLQKSEAVAAYQPGQTLTVELFVPGEFVDVVGVTKGKGFQGGVKRHGWSGGDQSHGSMFHRAPGSIGASSDPSRVWPGHKLPGRMGGDRRTVLNLPVVRVIPEQNLILLRGAVPGHTGTLLVVRKSVKQTKAQQQKTKEAT, encoded by the coding sequence ATGAAGGAAGGGCTGATCGGCCGGAAGAGGGGCATGACCCAGGTCTTCGGCGACGACGGGAGCATGATCCCGGTCACCGTGGTCGAGGCCGGGCCCTGCACGGTAGTGGGGGTGCGCACGAAGGCGACCCACGGCTACGACGCGCTCCAGATCGGCTTCGAGCCCGCGAAGAAGAACGTCACCAAGCCCATGGCGGGCCACTACAAGAAGGCCGGCGTGGACACGCCGATGAAGGTGCTGCGCGAGATGCGGCTGCAGAAGAGCGAGGCCGTCGCCGCCTACCAGCCGGGCCAGACGCTGACGGTCGAGCTGTTCGTGCCCGGGGAGTTCGTGGACGTGGTGGGCGTGACCAAGGGCAAGGGCTTCCAGGGCGGCGTGAAGCGCCACGGCTGGTCCGGCGGTGACCAGAGCCACGGCTCGATGTTTCACCGGGCGCCGGGCTCCATCGGGGCGTCGTCCGATCCTTCTCGCGTCTGGCCAGGCCACAAGCTCCCGGGACGCATGGGCGGCGACCGCCGCACCGTGCTGAACCTGCCGGTCGTGCGCGTCATCCCCGAGCAGAACCTAATTCTATTGAGAGGCGCGGTGCCGGGACACACCGGGACGCTCCTGGTGGTGCGCAAGAGCGTGAAGCAGACCAAGGCGCAGCAGCAGAAAACCAAAGAGGCCACGTAG
- the rplV gene encoding 50S ribosomal protein L22, with protein sequence MKTRATARYIRVPASKARLVLDHIRGKSAGEALALLEFTPKAAARLIEKVLRSAIANAEHNHQVRDLDDLRVVKATADGGPSMKRVSPRAMGRAFFIKHRTSHLTIELSDETARPSRAAQR encoded by the coding sequence ATGAAGACCCGAGCCACCGCGCGCTACATCCGCGTCCCGGCCTCCAAGGCCAGGCTGGTCCTCGATCACATCCGGGGCAAGTCGGCGGGCGAGGCTCTGGCGCTGCTGGAGTTCACTCCCAAGGCGGCCGCCCGGCTCATCGAAAAGGTGCTGCGCTCGGCCATCGCCAACGCGGAGCACAACCACCAGGTGCGGGACCTCGACGACCTTCGGGTCGTCAAGGCTACGGCCGACGGCGGCCCGTCGATGAAGCGCGTCTCGCCTCGGGCGATGGGGCGGGCCTTCTTCATCAAGCACCGCACCAGCCATCTCACGATCGAGCTTTCCGACGAGACGGCGCGCCCCTCGCGGGCCGCCCAGAGGTAG
- the rplW gene encoding 50S ribosomal protein L23, protein MNRDPRNVLVKPLMTEKSMQRKEELNAITFQVSVDANKVEIRQAVEKVFNVKVATVRTASHEGKWKRMGKFEGRRPAWKKAVVTLAPGHKIDLVEGA, encoded by the coding sequence ATGAACCGCGATCCCCGGAACGTGCTGGTCAAGCCGCTGATGACCGAGAAGAGCATGCAGCGGAAGGAAGAGCTCAACGCGATCACCTTCCAGGTGTCGGTCGACGCCAACAAGGTCGAGATCCGCCAAGCCGTCGAGAAGGTCTTCAACGTCAAGGTCGCGACCGTGCGCACGGCCTCTCACGAGGGCAAGTGGAAGCGCATGGGCAAGTTCGAGGGTCGCCGCCCGGCCTGGAAGAAGGCGGTCGTGACGCTCGCGCCCGGCCACAAGATCGATCTGGTCGAGGGAGCCTAG
- the rplD gene encoding 50S ribosomal protein L4: MPTVPVLDATGKALQQLELSADVFAGPVRVPLLHQAVVKELAARRAGTHDTKGRSEVSGGGRKPWKQKGTGRARQGSIRATQWKGGGKPFGPTPRKYDKKMPTEMRRAALREALAAKIASGEVSVVDQLGLAEAKTKALTTRLKRLGLPEGPTLLVVSERTESLNRAARNLPWLSVETPTHASVYQVLRNDRVLFEKAALLSLQEALA, translated from the coding sequence ATGCCGACCGTTCCAGTGCTCGACGCGACGGGCAAGGCGCTGCAGCAGCTCGAGCTGTCCGCCGACGTGTTTGCGGGCCCGGTCCGCGTCCCGCTGCTGCACCAGGCGGTCGTGAAGGAGCTGGCGGCGCGGCGCGCGGGCACTCACGACACCAAGGGGCGCAGCGAGGTCTCGGGCGGCGGCAGGAAGCCGTGGAAGCAGAAGGGCACGGGCCGGGCCCGCCAGGGCTCGATCCGCGCCACCCAGTGGAAGGGAGGCGGCAAGCCCTTCGGCCCCACGCCCCGGAAGTACGACAAGAAGATGCCGACCGAAATGCGGCGCGCGGCTTTGCGAGAGGCGCTGGCGGCCAAGATCGCCTCGGGCGAGGTGTCCGTGGTCGACCAGCTCGGCCTGGCGGAGGCCAAGACGAAGGCACTGACGACCCGGCTCAAGCGCCTGGGGCTGCCCGAGGGGCCCACGCTCCTCGTGGTCTCGGAGCGCACGGAAAGCCTCAACCGCGCGGCGCGGAACCTGCCGTGGCTGTCGGTCGAGACGCCGACCCATGCCTCCGTCTACCAGGTTCTGCGCAACGACCGCGTGCTGTTCGAGAAGGCGGCGCTGTTGTCGCTCCAGGAGGCGTTGGCATGA
- the rplP gene encoding 50S ribosomal protein L16 has product MLMPKRVKYRKAQRGRMRGKAQRGSTLAFGDYGLKALEPGWVTNRQIEAARVSLARSVKRGGKIFIRIFPDKPVTKKPAETRMGKGKGNPEFWVAVVKPGRIMYEMEGVDEAAAREGFRLAAQKIGIKTKFVSRTRAL; this is encoded by the coding sequence ATGCTGATGCCCAAGCGCGTCAAGTACCGCAAGGCCCAGCGCGGCCGCATGAGGGGCAAGGCGCAGCGCGGCTCCACGCTCGCCTTCGGCGACTACGGGCTCAAGGCCCTCGAGCCCGGGTGGGTGACCAACCGCCAGATCGAGGCCGCGCGCGTCTCCCTCGCCCGCAGCGTCAAGCGGGGAGGCAAGATCTTCATACGGATCTTCCCGGACAAGCCGGTGACCAAGAAGCCGGCCGAGACGCGGATGGGCAAGGGCAAGGGCAACCCGGAGTTCTGGGTCGCCGTGGTGAAGCCGGGACGCATCATGTACGAGATGGAAGGGGTGGACGAGGCGGCGGCGCGCGAGGGCTTCCGGCTCGCGGCCCAGAAGATCGGCATCAAGACCAAGTTCGTGTCCCGCACCCGGGCACTCTAA
- the rpsS gene encoding 30S ribosomal protein S19 gives MGRSTRKGPYIEERLEKRVEELNRQRQKKVLKTWSRRSTIVPEFVGHTLAVHNGRKFIPVYITENMVGHRLGEFALTRTFRAHGQAEKATVSPTGKS, from the coding sequence ATGGGACGCTCTACCAGGAAGGGGCCGTACATCGAGGAGAGGCTGGAGAAGCGGGTGGAGGAGCTCAACCGCCAGCGCCAGAAGAAGGTGTTGAAGACCTGGTCGCGGCGCTCCACCATCGTGCCGGAGTTCGTGGGTCACACGCTGGCCGTGCACAACGGCCGGAAGTTTATCCCGGTCTACATCACCGAGAACATGGTGGGCCACCGGCTGGGCGAGTTCGCCCTGACGCGTACGTTCAGGGCGCACGGGCAGGCCGAGAAGGCCACCGTGTCGCCGACGGGGAAATCCTGA